One genomic segment of Ictalurus punctatus breed USDA103 chromosome 4, Coco_2.0, whole genome shotgun sequence includes these proteins:
- the sema6dl gene encoding sema domain, transmembrane domain (TM), and cytoplasmic domain, (semaphorin) 6D, like isoform X11 → MWCVMFPNLLLLLVRTHAISFPEDTTALDIVDRHYSRQYPVFRGRPSGNESQHRLDFQLMTRIQDTLFIAGRDQVYLVSLRESYRNDITPYRKLTWRSGQADRETCALKGKHRDECHNFIKVLVPRNDDLVFICGTNGFNPMCRYYRLDNLEFDGEEISGLARCPFDAKQTNVALFSDGKLYSATVADFLASDAVIYRSMGDGSALRTIKYDSKWLKEPHFLHAVDYGNYVYFFFREIAAEHNNLGRVVYSRVARVCKSDVGGSQRVLEKHWTSFVKARLNCSVPGESFFYFDVLQSLTDIININGVPSVVGVFTTQLNSIPGSAVCAFSMPDIEKVFEGRFKEQKTPDSVWTPVPEDRLPSLRPGCCAGHGSAESYKSSVEFPDETLQFIKLHPLMDAAVPSIRDEPWVTKTRVRYRLTALAVDNAAGPYKNYTVVFIGSEAGVVLKVLAKTAVFSLNESVLLEEIDVFNQAKCLSNSEDDRRVLSFHLDKDTHTLYVAFSSCVVRIPLSRCERHRTCHKSCIASRDPYCGWTSHGACERIPAGVDGFEQDVEFGDTGRLGDCHGVWEIQSADSNQLVHMNILITCVFAAFLLGAFIAGAVVYCYRDVFLHKKTRRIHKVPHSKDEESAPSRTDSTGSFTKLNDLFESPVKEFPNAMEEARIYFSGDKDEKNPEFKTVIISRQNPELAALPTPESTPVLHQKGLQPNKNQWEKAQGKTCVSRKESPPKSPQNPNIPSAVVLPNATHEKMVPSSDTGSVKSVHKERRRSVDARNTLNELLKHLNEANEVETINVNPKAIMADTPRPRQHLVLEPMGNLAEIPPKVPSREASLYSPTSYSPPSSYSASSYSPSSSLPRHSPTKRVDVPSVPTSPTGQMGTLDRQRFHRIGSTHRHAGSSSAMLTRHSSFNRGALAPPTPPSRMDSQGISRQHSYSGYGSLPRTSVKRTASLKPDVPPKPGGFVPQTRPVNKYSY, encoded by the exons ATGTGGTGTGTAATGTTTCCCaacctgctgctgctgttggtgcGAACCCACGCCATCAGTTTCCCTGAGGACACCACAGCACTGGACATCGTGGACAGACact ATTCCCGACAGTATCCGGTTTTCCGAGGTCGGCCGTCCGGAAACGAATCCCAACATCGGCTGGACTTTCAGCTGATGACCAGGATCCAGGACACACTGTTCATCGCCGGcag GGACCAGGTGTACTTGGTGAGTCTGAGGGAGTCGTACAGGAATGACATCACTCCCTACAGG AAGTTGACGTGGAGGTCGGGTCAGGCGGACCGAGAGACATGCGCTCTGAAGGGCAAACACAGG gatgaGTGCCATAACTTTATTAAAGTTTTAGTTCCCAGAAATGATGATCTCGTCTTCATCTGCGGCACCAACGGCTTCAACCCTATGTGCCGTTACTAcagg ctggaTAATCTGGAGTTTGATGGAGAGGAGATCAGCGGTTTGGCTCGGTGTCCATTTGACGCTAAACAAACCAACGTAGCACTCTTCTCAG acgGGAAGCTGTACTCGGCTACAGTAGCTGATTTCCTGGCGAGTGATGCAGTGATTTATCGCAGTATGGGAGACGGCTCGGCTCTGAGGACCATCAAATACGACTCCAAATGGCTGAAgg AGCCTCACTTCCTGCATGCAGTGGATTATGGGAACTatgtgtactttttcttcaGAGAGATCGCAGCGGAACACAACAATCTGGGGAGG gtggtGTACTCTCGTGTGGCCCGGGTGTGTAAGAGCGATGTGGGCGGTTCTCAGCGTGTTCTGGAGAAACACTGGACGTCGTTTGTTAAGGCGAGGTTGAACTGCTCCGTTCCTGGAGAATCCTTCTTCTACTTCGACGTTCTGCAGTCGCTCActgacatcatcaacatcaatgGGGTTCCGTCTGTGGTGGGCGTGTTCACTACTCAGCTCAACAg TATTCCAGGCTCAGCTGTGTGTGCGTTCTCCATGCCGGATATAGAGAAGGTGTTTGAGGGACGTTTTAAAGAGCAGAAGACTCCAGACTCTGTGTGGACTCCTGTTCCTGAGGACAGACTGCCCAGTCTCCg gccgGGATGCTGTGCTGGTCACGGATCAGCAGAATCTTACAAAAGCTCCGTCGAGTTTCCGGATGAAACGCTGCAGTTTATAAAGTTACACCCATTGATGGATGCCGCCGTGCCTTCAATCCGAGACGAGCCCTGGGTCACCAAGACCAGAGTCAG GTACCGGTTGACGGCTCTGGCAGTTGATAACGCAGCAGGTCCCTATAAGAACTACACGGTGGTGTTTATTGGCTCTGAGGCGGGTGTGGTCCTGAAGGTTCTGGCGAAGACGGCGGTGTTTTCCTTAAACGAGAGCGTGTTGCTAGAGGAGATCGACGTCTTTAACCAGGCCAA GTGTCTGTCTAACAGTGAAGACGACAGGCGTGTCCTCTCCTTCCACTtggacaaagacacacacacgctgtacGTGGCCTTCTCCAGCTGTGTAGTGAGAATCCCACTGAGCCGCTGTGAGAGACACCGAACCTGTCAcaa gtCATGTATTGCGTCCAGAGATCCATACTGTGGTTGGACGTCACATGGGGCTTGTGAGAGGATTCCAGCAGGAGTGGA TGGGTTTGAGCAGGATGTGGAGTTTGGGGATACGGGGCGTCTCGGTGACTGTCATG gGGTTTGGGAGATCCAGTCGGCCGACTCCAACCAGCTGGTGCACATGAACATCCTGATCACGTGCGTCTTCGCTGCGTTCCTGTTGGGGGCGTTCATCGCCGGCGCCGTGGTCTACTGCTACCGAGACGTCTTCCTGCACAAGAAGACACGCAGAATCCACAAAGTGCCACACAGTAAAGACGAGGAATCGGCACCGTCACGCACAGACTCCACCGGGAGCTTCACCAAGCTGAACGACCTCTTCGAAAGTCCGGTGAAGGAATTTCCCAATGCCATGGAGGAGGCGAGGATCTACTTCAGCGGAGACAAAGATGAAAAGAACCCAGAATTCAAGACTGTCATCATCAGCAGGCAAAATCCAGAGCTGGCGGCGCTGCCCACGCCCGAGTCCACGCCGGTGCTGCACCAGAAGGGGCTTCAGCCGAACAAGAACCAGTGGGAAAAGGCACAAGGGAAGACGTGTGTGTCTCGGAAAGAGTCTCCTCCAAAAAGCCCACAAAACCCCAACATCCCAAGTGCCGTCGTGCTTCCGAATGCAACGCACGAGAAAATGGTCCCGAGCAGCGACACTGGCAGCGTGAAGTCGGTCCATAAAGAGCGGCGACGTTCTGTGGACGCTAGAAACACGCTTAACGAGCTTCTGAAGCACCTTAACGAGGCTAACGAGGTTGAGACAATAAATGTCAACCCTAAAGCCATCATGGCCGACACGCCTCGTCCTCGCCAGCACCTGGTGCTCGAGCCCATGGGGAACTTAGCAGAAATCCCACCTAAAGTTCCAAGTCGGGAAGCGTCACTCTATTCCCCAACGTCCTATTCCCCGCCCTCATCTTATTCGGCTTCGTCCTATTCGCCTTCGTCCTCGTTACCCAGACACAGTCCCACCAAACGCGTGGACGTCCCGTCCGTGCCCACATCACCCACAGGACAAATGGGGACCCTCGATAGGCAACGTTTCCACCGCATCGGCTCCACCCACCGCCATGCCGGATCCTCCAGCGCCATGCTGACGCGCCACTCCAGTTTCAACCGAGGTGCGCTGGCTCCGCCCACCCCGCCCTCCAGGATGGACTCGCAAGGCATTTCGAGGCAGCACAGCTACAGCGGATATGGATCGCTTCCTCGGACTTCTGTTAAACGAACGGCGTCGTTAAAGCCAGACGTTCCGCCCAAACCTGGAGGATTCGTACCGCAAACCAGGCCCGTTAACAAATACAGTTACTGA
- the sema6dl gene encoding sema domain, transmembrane domain (TM), and cytoplasmic domain, (semaphorin) 6D, like isoform X10 yields the protein MWCVMFPNLLLLLVRTHAISFPEDTTALDIVDRHYSRQYPVFRGRPSGNESQHRLDFQLMTRIQDTLFIAGRDQVYLVSLRESYRNDITPYRKLTWRSGQADRETCALKGKHRDECHNFIKVLVPRNDDLVFICGTNGFNPMCRYYRLDNLEFDGEEISGLARCPFDAKQTNVALFSDGKLYSATVADFLASDAVIYRSMGDGSALRTIKYDSKWLKEPHFLHAVDYGNYVYFFFREIAAEHNNLGRVVYSRVARVCKSDVGGSQRVLEKHWTSFVKARLNCSVPGESFFYFDVLQSLTDIININGVPSVVGVFTTQLNSIPGSAVCAFSMPDIEKVFEGRFKEQKTPDSVWTPVPEDRLPSLRPGCCAGHGSAESYKSSVEFPDETLQFIKLHPLMDAAVPSIRDEPWVTKTRVRYRLTALAVDNAAGPYKNYTVVFIGSEAGVVLKVLAKTAVFSLNESVLLEEIDVFNQAKCLSNSEDDRRVLSFHLDKDTHTLYVAFSSCVVRIPLSRCERHRTCHKSCIASRDPYCGWTSHGACERIPAGVDSGFEQDVEFGDTGRLGDCHGVWEIQSADSNQLVHMNILITCVFAAFLLGAFIAGAVVYCYRDVFLHKKTRRIHKVPHSKDEESAPSRTDSTGSFTKLNDLFESPVKEFPNAMEEARIYFSGDKDEKNPEFKTVIISRQNPELAALPTPESTPVLHQKGLQPNKNQWEKAQGKTCVSRKESPPKSPQNPNIPSAVVLPNATHEKMVPSSDTGSVKSVHKERRRSVDARNTLNELLKHLNEANEVETINVNPKAIMADTPRPRQHLVLEPMGNLAEIPPKVPSREASLYSPTSYSPPSSYSASSYSPSSSLPRHSPTKRVDVPSVPTSPTGQMGTLDRQRFHRIGSTHRHAGSSSAMLTRHSSFNRGALAPPTPPSRMDSQGISRQHSYSGYGSLPRTSVKRTASLKPDVPPKPGGFVPQTRPVNKYSY from the exons ATGTGGTGTGTAATGTTTCCCaacctgctgctgctgttggtgcGAACCCACGCCATCAGTTTCCCTGAGGACACCACAGCACTGGACATCGTGGACAGACact ATTCCCGACAGTATCCGGTTTTCCGAGGTCGGCCGTCCGGAAACGAATCCCAACATCGGCTGGACTTTCAGCTGATGACCAGGATCCAGGACACACTGTTCATCGCCGGcag GGACCAGGTGTACTTGGTGAGTCTGAGGGAGTCGTACAGGAATGACATCACTCCCTACAGG AAGTTGACGTGGAGGTCGGGTCAGGCGGACCGAGAGACATGCGCTCTGAAGGGCAAACACAGG gatgaGTGCCATAACTTTATTAAAGTTTTAGTTCCCAGAAATGATGATCTCGTCTTCATCTGCGGCACCAACGGCTTCAACCCTATGTGCCGTTACTAcagg ctggaTAATCTGGAGTTTGATGGAGAGGAGATCAGCGGTTTGGCTCGGTGTCCATTTGACGCTAAACAAACCAACGTAGCACTCTTCTCAG acgGGAAGCTGTACTCGGCTACAGTAGCTGATTTCCTGGCGAGTGATGCAGTGATTTATCGCAGTATGGGAGACGGCTCGGCTCTGAGGACCATCAAATACGACTCCAAATGGCTGAAgg AGCCTCACTTCCTGCATGCAGTGGATTATGGGAACTatgtgtactttttcttcaGAGAGATCGCAGCGGAACACAACAATCTGGGGAGG gtggtGTACTCTCGTGTGGCCCGGGTGTGTAAGAGCGATGTGGGCGGTTCTCAGCGTGTTCTGGAGAAACACTGGACGTCGTTTGTTAAGGCGAGGTTGAACTGCTCCGTTCCTGGAGAATCCTTCTTCTACTTCGACGTTCTGCAGTCGCTCActgacatcatcaacatcaatgGGGTTCCGTCTGTGGTGGGCGTGTTCACTACTCAGCTCAACAg TATTCCAGGCTCAGCTGTGTGTGCGTTCTCCATGCCGGATATAGAGAAGGTGTTTGAGGGACGTTTTAAAGAGCAGAAGACTCCAGACTCTGTGTGGACTCCTGTTCCTGAGGACAGACTGCCCAGTCTCCg gccgGGATGCTGTGCTGGTCACGGATCAGCAGAATCTTACAAAAGCTCCGTCGAGTTTCCGGATGAAACGCTGCAGTTTATAAAGTTACACCCATTGATGGATGCCGCCGTGCCTTCAATCCGAGACGAGCCCTGGGTCACCAAGACCAGAGTCAG GTACCGGTTGACGGCTCTGGCAGTTGATAACGCAGCAGGTCCCTATAAGAACTACACGGTGGTGTTTATTGGCTCTGAGGCGGGTGTGGTCCTGAAGGTTCTGGCGAAGACGGCGGTGTTTTCCTTAAACGAGAGCGTGTTGCTAGAGGAGATCGACGTCTTTAACCAGGCCAA GTGTCTGTCTAACAGTGAAGACGACAGGCGTGTCCTCTCCTTCCACTtggacaaagacacacacacgctgtacGTGGCCTTCTCCAGCTGTGTAGTGAGAATCCCACTGAGCCGCTGTGAGAGACACCGAACCTGTCAcaa gtCATGTATTGCGTCCAGAGATCCATACTGTGGTTGGACGTCACATGGGGCTTGTGAGAGGATTCCAGCAGGAGTGGA cagTGGGTTTGAGCAGGATGTGGAGTTTGGGGATACGGGGCGTCTCGGTGACTGTCATG gGGTTTGGGAGATCCAGTCGGCCGACTCCAACCAGCTGGTGCACATGAACATCCTGATCACGTGCGTCTTCGCTGCGTTCCTGTTGGGGGCGTTCATCGCCGGCGCCGTGGTCTACTGCTACCGAGACGTCTTCCTGCACAAGAAGACACGCAGAATCCACAAAGTGCCACACAGTAAAGACGAGGAATCGGCACCGTCACGCACAGACTCCACCGGGAGCTTCACCAAGCTGAACGACCTCTTCGAAAGTCCGGTGAAGGAATTTCCCAATGCCATGGAGGAGGCGAGGATCTACTTCAGCGGAGACAAAGATGAAAAGAACCCAGAATTCAAGACTGTCATCATCAGCAGGCAAAATCCAGAGCTGGCGGCGCTGCCCACGCCCGAGTCCACGCCGGTGCTGCACCAGAAGGGGCTTCAGCCGAACAAGAACCAGTGGGAAAAGGCACAAGGGAAGACGTGTGTGTCTCGGAAAGAGTCTCCTCCAAAAAGCCCACAAAACCCCAACATCCCAAGTGCCGTCGTGCTTCCGAATGCAACGCACGAGAAAATGGTCCCGAGCAGCGACACTGGCAGCGTGAAGTCGGTCCATAAAGAGCGGCGACGTTCTGTGGACGCTAGAAACACGCTTAACGAGCTTCTGAAGCACCTTAACGAGGCTAACGAGGTTGAGACAATAAATGTCAACCCTAAAGCCATCATGGCCGACACGCCTCGTCCTCGCCAGCACCTGGTGCTCGAGCCCATGGGGAACTTAGCAGAAATCCCACCTAAAGTTCCAAGTCGGGAAGCGTCACTCTATTCCCCAACGTCCTATTCCCCGCCCTCATCTTATTCGGCTTCGTCCTATTCGCCTTCGTCCTCGTTACCCAGACACAGTCCCACCAAACGCGTGGACGTCCCGTCCGTGCCCACATCACCCACAGGACAAATGGGGACCCTCGATAGGCAACGTTTCCACCGCATCGGCTCCACCCACCGCCATGCCGGATCCTCCAGCGCCATGCTGACGCGCCACTCCAGTTTCAACCGAGGTGCGCTGGCTCCGCCCACCCCGCCCTCCAGGATGGACTCGCAAGGCATTTCGAGGCAGCACAGCTACAGCGGATATGGATCGCTTCCTCGGACTTCTGTTAAACGAACGGCGTCGTTAAAGCCAGACGTTCCGCCCAAACCTGGAGGATTCGTACCGCAAACCAGGCCCGTTAACAAATACAGTTACTGA